In Hallerella succinigenes, the following are encoded in one genomic region:
- a CDS encoding ABC transporter substrate-binding protein — protein sequence MLRKCLQFGRVASILLTGMFVCAAFTACDDKTEETQPSVEESLYPRAQTLYIGGYDWAPPSSFNPLDGDPNFPIDGNIRLMYESLFAYNLLDGTTEPMLAKSYVQTDSSITVELDERAHWSNGEKVTVDDVLYTFYLDSIFPTPRHAVWQYLDKVSANGNQIEFLMNKSEKNPLVLLNLLSETSILPKSVFKPIVEASKKGGRYNYANVLTFKNDSTPVVSGPYNLDSYYPDKIVLKRVENYWGNVKHGGKAPAPLYVIHTLYPGNNHFNNAMNKGNLDVSSIFMPRIWEKKRDDIRSWSLKEPYHYPGSIPTLFIATTTTPFNDVAFRRALAHAINFEKIKAVAVSNYTDPVRPGFILPFGQESKYFNEEDAEKYGYSYDIEKAKKILNDAGYSWDNNGLLLNKEGLPVRPLSIECPNGWTDWEDVIKVVAESFKQIGISTNQRFVEYAEWDKDLRYGKFDLAMKTQTADLSAATPWTRFDQVMNSKSTKPVGEEAFANLGRFSDPKADSLLELIPSLTDSTALKNAYRALNRIFMEKIPVLPLMYRPTQYYQFSTKHWTNFPTEENPYAPPQGLIVGAGIKALWEIKPVQ from the coding sequence TTGCTCAGAAAATGTTTGCAGTTTGGTCGAGTCGCAAGCATCCTTCTCACAGGCATGTTTGTCTGTGCAGCGTTTACTGCGTGCGATGATAAAACGGAAGAGACTCAACCTTCCGTAGAAGAATCTCTCTATCCGAGAGCTCAGACCCTTTATATCGGCGGTTACGACTGGGCTCCTCCCTCGTCTTTCAACCCTCTCGACGGAGACCCGAACTTCCCCATCGACGGCAATATCCGCTTGATGTATGAATCGCTTTTCGCATACAACCTTTTAGACGGTACAACCGAGCCAATGCTTGCCAAGAGCTACGTACAAACGGATTCCTCGATTACCGTGGAACTCGATGAACGCGCCCACTGGAGCAATGGCGAAAAGGTTACCGTTGACGACGTTCTTTACACCTTCTACCTCGATTCGATTTTCCCGACTCCGCGTCATGCCGTTTGGCAGTATTTAGACAAAGTTTCTGCGAACGGGAACCAGATTGAATTTTTGATGAACAAGTCGGAAAAGAATCCGCTCGTTCTTCTGAACCTGCTTTCGGAAACCTCCATTCTCCCGAAGAGCGTTTTCAAGCCAATTGTCGAAGCTTCCAAAAAAGGCGGTCGTTACAACTATGCAAATGTGCTGACCTTTAAGAACGATTCCACGCCGGTCGTTTCCGGTCCGTACAATCTGGATTCCTACTATCCGGACAAGATTGTTTTAAAACGCGTCGAAAATTACTGGGGCAACGTGAAACACGGCGGCAAGGCTCCGGCTCCGCTCTATGTGATTCACACGCTTTACCCGGGCAACAACCACTTCAACAATGCGATGAATAAGGGAAACCTCGACGTTTCCTCGATTTTCATGCCTCGCATTTGGGAAAAGAAGCGTGACGATATCCGCTCCTGGAGTCTCAAAGAACCGTACCATTATCCGGGATCAATCCCGACGCTCTTCATCGCGACGACCACGACCCCGTTCAACGACGTCGCCTTCCGCAGAGCCTTGGCCCATGCCATCAACTTTGAAAAAATCAAGGCCGTTGCCGTCTCCAACTACACGGATCCCGTACGTCCGGGCTTCATCCTTCCGTTCGGTCAGGAGTCCAAATACTTTAACGAAGAGGATGCCGAAAAGTATGGGTATTCCTACGACATCGAAAAGGCAAAAAAGATTCTGAACGATGCAGGCTATTCTTGGGATAACAACGGTCTTCTTTTGAACAAGGAAGGCTTGCCGGTTCGCCCGCTGAGCATCGAATGCCCGAACGGCTGGACCGACTGGGAAGACGTCATCAAGGTGGTCGCAGAATCCTTTAAGCAAATCGGCATTTCCACGAACCAGCGTTTTGTCGAATACGCAGAATGGGATAAGGATTTGCGCTACGGCAAGTTCGATCTCGCCATGAAAACGCAGACTGCAGACCTTTCCGCCGCCACGCCGTGGACCCGTTTTGACCAGGTGATGAACAGCAAGAGCACAAAGCCTGTGGGCGAAGAAGCCTTCGCAAACCTCGGACGCTTTAGCGATCCTAAGGCGGATAGCCTTCTTGAACTCATCCCGTCGCTCACCGATTCTACAGCACTCAAGAACGCATACAGAGCCTTGAACCGCATCTTCATGGAAAAGATCCCGGTTTTGCCGCTGATGTACCGTCCGACGCAGTATTATCAGTTCTCGACCAAGCATTGGACGAACTTCCCGACCGAAGAAAATCCGTATGCTCCGCCTCAGGGTTTGATCGTCGGAGCGGGAATCAAGGCGCTCTGGGAAATCAAACCGGTTCAGTAA
- a CDS encoding PQQ-binding-like beta-propeller repeat protein, with translation MKRLRLSILCFCVGALSTAAFCSRMDKELYEAVYQFEIKGNFTDALDLLSRVSLEGDEEDKSKAFFLLGKIQEVSENPQTAAFYYRQALANPLNIPEAYFLASRIAEFDSTPERIVLSRTRFPAPIRKTFPGNSPSILLANNQIYTLHGEKFISVPMVIPSESKIFAITSQGVWYSTDQGSSLNFQPKDSKQPIHTYRFDSPVEEVMPIPSLGAMVMTSKDFALAGNEGIRFTIENRYRGCTPVGHYTPRNELVLNCQDNALHLLNAENGNEQQTISLIDPIRQAILTDDGIYASSSNAFWFYRPQTKLSYRWENSGNPIEDATFFGKHLAVLESGGNIKLLNPETGRETATASVDGEVLFEIAKGALGIFSQEGALTVVDTLLRPLWHYHFGSPLTARPLKSQGQIFLPFENNEMMTITALHYGKKPILSQQYAYRAASKLPSADWNSILPLVDSATILEPGNPTASYLRAVHLELTGADEKKRAAAWANAVRFSFGDKKASSSILSHYAKIIGASYVQFLPLSPRTLYPNLFNAGNKLFTVDPAAQTLLSLDPTTGDIRWSTKLGSLETSPALSNDAEHLAIASGFRVDILDLTQNGKSRSTDLPGKPFQIEFSNDAIFVSTWNGYFIKLLAPNFRIAWARKLFNLPFYFDISKTSIAVASLEGSIGFVQEATGQSAQPMKSIGTNISGMEVSDSLLAVATDRSEIHIYDQTSRNPKYTLPTSAGIVSLKWVTLGKTKYLLAGLADQKICLYALTSQDPLWTFDGQSSIYTNPVVRGNSLFIDQKSYIAQVSLSKGTLEKRYPTPGGAGTPFILDNTLFCTSPKRLLYAFPLTK, from the coding sequence ATGAAACGGTTGCGGCTTTCCATTCTTTGTTTTTGCGTAGGCGCGCTTTCGACAGCGGCGTTCTGTTCGCGCATGGACAAAGAACTTTACGAAGCTGTATACCAGTTTGAAATCAAGGGGAACTTTACCGATGCCCTGGACCTTCTTTCTCGTGTTTCGCTCGAAGGCGATGAAGAAGACAAGAGCAAGGCGTTCTTTTTGCTCGGTAAGATTCAGGAAGTTTCCGAAAATCCGCAAACAGCCGCTTTCTATTACCGCCAGGCGCTTGCAAATCCGCTTAACATTCCTGAAGCCTACTTCCTTGCAAGCCGTATCGCAGAATTCGATTCGACCCCAGAACGGATCGTTTTAAGCCGCACCCGATTCCCCGCTCCGATTCGCAAAACCTTTCCCGGAAATTCTCCATCCATTCTTCTTGCCAACAATCAGATTTACACCCTGCACGGAGAAAAATTCATCTCCGTTCCCATGGTGATTCCTTCGGAATCCAAGATTTTCGCCATTACCAGCCAAGGCGTTTGGTACAGCACCGACCAAGGCAGTTCTTTGAACTTCCAGCCCAAGGATTCCAAGCAACCGATTCACACGTACCGCTTTGATTCGCCGGTTGAAGAAGTCATGCCGATTCCAAGTCTCGGAGCTATGGTGATGACGTCTAAAGACTTTGCTTTAGCTGGGAACGAAGGTATTCGCTTTACCATCGAAAACCGTTACCGTGGCTGTACCCCGGTCGGACATTACACGCCGCGGAACGAACTGGTTTTGAATTGCCAAGATAACGCCCTGCATTTGCTCAACGCCGAAAACGGGAACGAGCAGCAAACGATTTCGCTCATCGATCCGATTCGCCAGGCGATTTTGACCGATGACGGCATCTACGCTTCTTCTTCGAACGCCTTCTGGTTCTATCGGCCGCAGACAAAACTTTCTTACCGCTGGGAAAATTCCGGGAATCCGATCGAAGACGCAACCTTCTTTGGCAAACATCTCGCCGTTCTTGAAAGCGGCGGAAATATCAAGTTGCTCAATCCCGAAACGGGGCGAGAAACCGCCACCGCTTCGGTCGACGGCGAAGTCCTTTTTGAAATAGCGAAGGGCGCTCTCGGAATCTTTTCTCAAGAAGGCGCTTTGACCGTTGTCGATACACTGCTACGTCCTCTTTGGCATTACCACTTTGGATCGCCTTTGACCGCTAGGCCTCTCAAGAGCCAAGGTCAAATCTTTTTGCCATTTGAAAACAACGAGATGATGACGATTACCGCCCTGCACTACGGAAAAAAACCGATTCTTTCGCAGCAGTACGCATACCGTGCAGCCTCCAAGTTGCCTTCCGCCGACTGGAATTCCATTCTGCCCCTCGTAGATTCCGCTACCATTCTTGAACCGGGAAATCCTACGGCAAGCTACCTCCGAGCCGTTCACTTGGAGCTGACCGGAGCCGACGAAAAGAAACGCGCCGCCGCCTGGGCAAACGCAGTCCGCTTTTCCTTTGGCGATAAAAAAGCTTCATCAAGTATTCTTTCGCATTACGCAAAAATCATCGGTGCTTCTTATGTGCAATTTTTACCGCTCTCCCCGCGCACTCTTTACCCGAATCTGTTTAACGCCGGGAACAAGCTCTTTACCGTGGACCCAGCCGCCCAAACGCTCCTTTCTTTGGATCCGACAACTGGCGACATTCGCTGGAGCACAAAGCTCGGCTCTCTTGAAACCAGCCCCGCACTTTCAAACGATGCGGAGCATCTCGCAATCGCAAGCGGATTCCGCGTAGACATTTTGGACTTGACCCAAAACGGCAAGAGCCGTTCCACCGATCTTCCGGGCAAGCCATTCCAGATTGAATTTTCGAACGATGCCATTTTCGTTTCGACCTGGAACGGTTACTTCATTAAACTGCTCGCACCGAACTTCCGCATCGCTTGGGCGCGAAAGCTCTTTAATCTGCCGTTCTACTTTGACATATCCAAGACCTCGATCGCCGTGGCGAGCCTCGAAGGGTCCATTGGCTTTGTCCAAGAAGCGACCGGTCAAAGTGCACAACCGATGAAATCGATTGGAACGAACATTTCCGGGATGGAAGTTTCCGACAGCCTTCTCGCAGTCGCCACGGACCGTTCCGAAATTCACATTTACGATCAAACTTCTAGAAATCCCAAATACACGCTTCCGACAAGCGCTGGAATCGTTTCCCTCAAATGGGTTACCTTGGGAAAAACCAAGTATCTTCTCGCAGGTCTTGCGGATCAAAAGATTTGCCTTTACGCTCTGACTTCGCAGGATCCTCTTTGGACTTTTGACGGACAAAGTTCCATTTACACCAATCCGGTCGTCCGCGGAAACAGCCTGTTTATTGATCAAAAATCCTACATTGCGCAGGTATCGCTCTCCAAGGGGACTTTGGAAAAGCGTTATCCAACACCAGGGGGTGCCGGAACACCTTTCATTTTAGACAATACTCTTTTCTGCACTTCGCCCAAAAGACTCCTATATGCCTTCCCTTTGACGAAATAG
- a CDS encoding response regulator transcription factor, with amino-acid sequence MENNKILIVEDEEIIRLGLKDNFELENYIVETAGDGDEAIEKADSFIPDLVILDLMIPKKSGFEVCRYIRKKHPDTFIIMLTAKTEETSKVTGLEMGADDYVTKPFSILELLARVKAFLRRGPRTGVSSNAASAEPVKQDIVDFKGIHLDFKKYEASKNGVALEMSAREFQILKYFWSKRGEVVLREDLLQEIWGYTPENMPSTRTIDNHIVNLRKKLEDDQANPKIILSIRGAGYKFDV; translated from the coding sequence ATGGAAAACAACAAGATTTTGATTGTCGAAGATGAAGAGATCATCCGGCTCGGGCTCAAGGACAACTTTGAGCTTGAAAACTATATCGTGGAAACCGCAGGTGACGGGGACGAAGCCATTGAAAAAGCGGACTCGTTCATTCCGGACCTCGTCATTCTCGACTTGATGATTCCAAAGAAGAGTGGCTTTGAAGTTTGCCGGTATATTCGCAAAAAGCACCCGGACACGTTCATCATCATGCTGACCGCAAAGACCGAAGAAACCTCCAAGGTAACAGGCCTTGAAATGGGTGCTGACGACTATGTAACAAAACCATTCTCCATTTTGGAACTCCTCGCCCGCGTCAAGGCATTCCTTCGTCGCGGTCCGCGTACAGGCGTATCTTCGAATGCGGCTTCGGCAGAACCTGTCAAGCAAGACATTGTGGACTTCAAGGGTATCCATCTCGACTTCAAAAAGTACGAAGCGAGCAAGAATGGCGTTGCGCTCGAAATGTCTGCCCGCGAATTCCAGATTCTCAAATATTTCTGGAGCAAGCGTGGCGAAGTCGTTCTGCGTGAAGACCTATTGCAGGAAATCTGGGGCTATACTCCGGAAAACATGCCGTCCACGCGCACGATTGACAATCACATTGTAAACCTGCGTAAAAAATTGGAAGACGACCAGGCGAATCCGAAGATAATTCTTTCGATCCGTGGCGCCGGTTACAAATTCGACGTGTAA
- a CDS encoding sensor histidine kinase translates to MKLPKNNRIFIALFFCGIIIPTAILAFLSFRNVQNERLLAEKSFENAQASFSKQAIQAVQKEQLAILSETKAASIYLYEQPQKLLEFDKAPSFRQVKGIAATFVFNENALVFPSISIHREPSKLDPPTTIPGSLERDMLHFELTGANEKGIEEIRNKILMQPARFMPQDQILNLLGLLRLHYRHKHYDEAIRIIDVLERIPNVHGYLSNNLTESLRYLKFEIFVEQKKHALAEDYCLKLFSDFLEGHSMQDIGSAKFFFDNALSQILSFEDLSQQKRDAFWNLRENLNRQLEHAEAFATHQEFLQRFANEEIQAKSGIHYKKDGSTLFFRMAYPWLSGDQVLIGMVDAEPYQNRLRNQLADVSREWKNVLFSITDSRNSVILSNAPGKNAVISKQMDLGEGLGWSMTLYQRDTEELYSEARHKMFLLSGLVAFSLLTVLLGSFFILKSISQERKLIMMKTNFLSSVSHELKTPLTSIKMFAEMISNGRVQKIEKCQEYSKLIGKESTRLENLIAAILDYTRMETGKQVFHWEKLDLSQCVNRVFEATMDIADNRGITMIKELAPGSYIMGDNTALYSLAQGLIENAIKYTNPPGKVTVRVAEENEKIVFSVTDTGIGIKPSEQKNIFNDFYRVGDEMTRSTKGSGLGLAIVKRVAEAHKASISVQSHPGKGSTFTVKLKKAE, encoded by the coding sequence GTGAAACTTCCGAAGAACAATCGCATCTTTATTGCGCTTTTTTTCTGCGGAATTATCATTCCGACGGCTATCCTTGCTTTTCTCAGTTTCCGAAACGTTCAAAACGAGCGCCTTCTTGCAGAAAAAAGCTTTGAAAACGCCCAAGCCTCTTTTTCAAAGCAGGCAATTCAAGCCGTTCAAAAAGAACAGCTCGCCATTCTGAGCGAAACGAAAGCGGCGTCGATCTACCTTTACGAACAGCCTCAAAAACTCCTCGAATTCGACAAAGCGCCTTCCTTTAGACAAGTAAAAGGCATTGCTGCCACTTTCGTTTTTAACGAGAACGCTCTCGTCTTCCCGAGCATTTCCATTCACCGGGAACCGTCCAAGCTCGATCCGCCGACCACCATTCCAGGATCCCTCGAAAGAGACATGCTCCATTTCGAATTGACCGGAGCGAACGAGAAGGGAATCGAAGAAATCCGCAACAAGATTCTAATGCAGCCGGCCCGTTTTATGCCGCAAGACCAGATCTTGAATCTGCTCGGTCTATTGCGTCTGCATTACCGGCACAAGCACTATGACGAAGCGATTCGCATCATCGACGTCCTAGAACGAATTCCGAATGTCCACGGTTATCTTTCAAATAACTTAACCGAATCGTTGCGCTATCTCAAGTTTGAAATTTTCGTGGAGCAGAAAAAGCACGCCCTTGCCGAAGATTACTGCTTAAAGCTCTTCTCGGATTTTTTGGAAGGCCATTCGATGCAGGACATCGGCAGCGCCAAGTTCTTTTTTGACAACGCTCTAAGTCAGATTCTTTCCTTTGAAGATCTTTCCCAGCAAAAACGCGACGCCTTTTGGAACTTGCGTGAAAACCTGAACCGTCAGCTGGAACACGCCGAAGCCTTTGCGACGCACCAAGAATTTTTGCAGCGTTTTGCCAACGAAGAAATCCAAGCAAAAAGCGGAATCCATTACAAGAAAGACGGTTCGACCCTTTTCTTCCGCATGGCCTACCCTTGGCTTTCCGGCGATCAGGTCCTGATTGGAATGGTCGATGCGGAGCCTTACCAAAATCGTCTGCGCAATCAGCTTGCCGATGTTTCCCGCGAATGGAAGAACGTTCTTTTTTCCATTACAGACAGCCGCAATTCGGTGATTCTGAGCAATGCTCCGGGAAAGAATGCGGTGATTTCCAAACAGATGGACTTAGGCGAAGGACTCGGCTGGTCGATGACTTTATATCAACGTGATACGGAAGAACTATACAGCGAAGCGCGCCACAAGATGTTCTTGCTTTCCGGCCTTGTCGCATTCTCGCTTCTCACTGTTTTGCTCGGATCCTTCTTTATCTTAAAATCCATTTCGCAGGAACGCAAGCTCATTATGATGAAGACGAACTTCCTTTCGTCAGTGTCGCATGAGCTCAAAACACCGCTGACTTCGATCAAAATGTTCGCCGAAATGATTTCCAACGGCCGTGTTCAAAAGATTGAAAAATGTCAAGAATATTCCAAACTCATCGGTAAAGAATCGACCCGTTTAGAGAATCTGATTGCTGCGATTTTGGACTACACCCGCATGGAAACCGGAAAGCAGGTTTTCCATTGGGAAAAACTCGACCTGTCGCAATGTGTGAATCGCGTTTTTGAAGCGACCATGGATATTGCAGACAATCGCGGCATTACCATGATCAAGGAACTCGCACCGGGTTCTTACATCATGGGCGACAACACGGCCCTTTACAGTCTCGCTCAGGGTTTAATCGAAAATGCGATCAAGTACACGAATCCACCAGGAAAAGTGACCGTCCGAGTTGCCGAAGAAAATGAAAAAATCGTATTTTCGGTAACAGATACAGGCATTGGAATCAAACCTTCCGAGCAAAAGAATATCTTTAACGACTTCTACCGCGTCGGCGACGAAATGACGCGCAGCACCAAAGGTTCCGGCCTTGGACTTGCGATTGTCAAACGCGTGGCAGAAGCTCACAAAGCGAGTATTTCTGTGCAAAGTCATCCTGGCAAGGGTTCGACTTTTACGGTGAAACTCAAAAAGGCGGAATAG
- a CDS encoding IS5 family transposase, with the protein MYRPPKSHAQTSLFCSLEEQLNHKHSLYVLANKIDWNKFETEFSKRFDDKMGAPNKPIRLMTGLIILKHIRNVSDESVVEQFQENAYYQYFCGERFFSTEQPCDPSELVHFRHMIGEAGMDMILKESILVNDDHDKQGPTGCGTVFLDTTVQEKNITFPTDAKLANKIIEQVQRIVEEHDLPQRQSYKRTLKKVHRDQRFRNHPKNGKKAHKADRRLKTIAGRLVRELERNLASKNLLNTYKEKIELFKKVLAQKKCDKDKVYSLHEPEVKCIGKGKEHKKYEFGNKVSIARSYSGIIVGAVSFRDEYDGHTIDDTLDHVEQMLGFRPSQAACDRGYRGQKESGTTKIVIPDVPKKNATYYQKEKAHKLFCKRAGIEPINGHLKSDHRMGRNFYKGIFGDMLNAKLAAAAFNFKRAMRRFFVLLEWLYCCFLCREGVNKNGEPPYPALAK; encoded by the coding sequence ATGTACAGACCGCCAAAATCCCACGCACAGACAAGCCTTTTCTGTTCCCTTGAGGAGCAGTTGAACCACAAGCATTCCCTCTACGTTCTCGCGAACAAGATTGACTGGAACAAGTTCGAGACCGAGTTTTCGAAACGGTTTGACGACAAAATGGGTGCGCCGAACAAGCCGATCCGTCTCATGACCGGGCTCATCATCCTGAAGCACATCCGCAACGTATCGGACGAGTCCGTCGTGGAGCAGTTTCAGGAAAACGCCTATTACCAGTATTTTTGCGGAGAACGGTTCTTCTCGACGGAGCAACCCTGCGACCCGAGCGAACTTGTTCACTTCCGGCACATGATTGGCGAAGCGGGCATGGACATGATCCTCAAGGAAAGTATCCTCGTCAACGATGACCACGATAAACAAGGACCGACAGGATGCGGCACGGTCTTTCTTGACACGACCGTGCAGGAAAAGAACATCACGTTCCCTACAGACGCCAAACTTGCGAACAAGATAATAGAACAGGTACAGAGGATCGTGGAAGAGCATGATCTTCCGCAAAGACAGTCCTACAAGAGAACCTTGAAGAAGGTCCATCGTGACCAGCGTTTCCGCAATCACCCGAAGAACGGCAAGAAGGCTCACAAGGCAGATCGCAGGCTGAAGACAATCGCGGGACGGCTCGTCCGTGAATTAGAGCGAAATCTCGCCAGCAAGAACTTGTTGAACACGTACAAAGAAAAAATCGAGCTTTTCAAAAAAGTTCTGGCACAGAAGAAATGCGACAAGGACAAGGTCTATTCGCTTCACGAACCCGAAGTAAAATGCATCGGCAAGGGCAAGGAACACAAGAAATACGAGTTCGGCAACAAGGTGTCAATCGCCCGGAGCTACAGCGGCATCATTGTCGGCGCGGTCTCGTTCCGGGACGAGTATGACGGACATACGATAGACGATACGCTTGACCATGTTGAACAAATGCTTGGATTCAGGCCGAGCCAGGCCGCATGCGACCGAGGCTACCGCGGACAAAAGGAATCCGGAACGACAAAGATCGTGATACCGGACGTCCCGAAGAAAAACGCGACTTACTACCAGAAGGAAAAGGCTCACAAGCTTTTTTGCAAGAGGGCAGGCATCGAGCCTATCAACGGCCACCTGAAAAGCGACCACCGTATGGGTAGAAATTTCTACAAGGGAATCTTTGGCGACATGCTCAATGCAAAGCTTGCAGCAGCGGCGTTCAACTTCAAGAGGGCCATGAGGCGCTTTTTTGTCCTGTTGGAATGGCTATACTGTTGCTTCCTTTGCCGGGAAGGGGTGAATAAAAACGGCGAACCTCCTTATCCTGCGCTCGCGAAGTGA
- a CDS encoding LysM peptidoglycan-binding domain-containing protein, with translation MRHIKSISIALGLAALAASAYFVKEGDTLWDISDEYLQDPFAWPDLWENNQHIQDPHWIYPGDSIYLGEAQDTSEKPAPKQSAPCATAKPDSTLPKGVTVPSGCAGNENTNFEKMLGKLANDTAHQKKKPSKPKGTSYYYSQRAQPKTFNGFYQVLAPIVMPPKEIKNDKNWLSIRSGEKREPLVHTAEKEVVIGIGMNTEQKAHVGDMVEIWDAHRANLPATKIRKDEKAAILRYTGLARITDVGDTLSRAVILQTMYEIKMETAKARIQKPFEPINVVGYDTVKTAKVDEMAIVRYSLEKSQVVGPYGYVMIDQGSENGYALGDGVAIWEKDRSDALIPPRLLARGIVTTLSKKHAVILVRESYYGDRRIDFGSLVSITHKASLVK, from the coding sequence ATGAGGCACATTAAAAGCATTTCTATTGCTCTTGGCCTTGCAGCCCTTGCCGCAAGTGCCTATTTCGTCAAGGAAGGAGATACCCTTTGGGATATTTCCGATGAATACCTGCAGGATCCGTTTGCTTGGCCCGACCTTTGGGAAAACAACCAGCACATCCAGGATCCGCACTGGATTTATCCGGGTGACTCCATCTATTTGGGCGAAGCGCAAGACACCTCGGAAAAGCCGGCTCCGAAACAGTCCGCTCCATGCGCGACCGCAAAACCGGATTCGACGCTTCCGAAGGGCGTGACCGTTCCTAGCGGCTGTGCCGGAAACGAAAACACAAACTTCGAAAAGATGCTCGGGAAGCTCGCGAACGACACCGCACATCAGAAGAAAAAGCCGAGCAAACCAAAGGGAACGTCTTACTACTACTCCCAGCGTGCACAGCCAAAGACCTTCAACGGCTTCTATCAGGTGCTTGCACCGATCGTCATGCCCCCGAAGGAAATCAAGAACGACAAGAACTGGCTTTCAATCCGTTCCGGCGAAAAGCGTGAACCACTTGTACACACCGCCGAAAAGGAAGTGGTCATCGGCATCGGTATGAATACCGAACAGAAGGCCCACGTCGGCGACATGGTCGAAATCTGGGACGCTCATCGTGCCAACTTGCCTGCAACCAAGATCCGCAAGGACGAAAAGGCGGCCATTCTCCGCTATACGGGTCTTGCCCGCATCACGGATGTGGGCGATACGCTTTCCCGTGCAGTCATTTTGCAGACTATGTACGAAATCAAGATGGAAACGGCCAAGGCCCGTATTCAAAAGCCGTTTGAACCGATCAACGTCGTTGGTTATGACACGGTTAAAACCGCTAAGGTCGATGAAATGGCGATTGTCCGCTACTCCTTGGAAAAGAGCCAGGTCGTTGGACCGTACGGTTATGTGATGATCGATCAGGGTTCTGAAAACGGTTACGCCCTCGGCGATGGCGTTGCCATTTGGGAAAAGGACCGTTCCGATGCACTGATTCCGCCGCGCCTTCTCGCCCGCGGTATTGTGACGACCTTGAGCAAAAAACATGCCGTGATTCTCGTGCGTGAATCTTACTACGGCGATCGTCGAATCGACTTCGGCAGTCTCGTTTCCATTACGCACAAGGCTAGCCTCGTCAAATGA